From Haloarcula hispanica ATCC 33960, the proteins below share one genomic window:
- a CDS encoding ABC transporter substrate-binding protein has translation MADDNSNRRLTRRNALRIAGAAGAASLAGCGGSDGGDGSSGDGSSGDGSDGSSGDGSSDGGSTDSGTQYSTLEVAHWWGEGDGLEAIQSVMDAFKEQHPDVPFDENLIAGGAGENLQANIRTRVQNGNHPSTWQAWPGNNLLPFTDANLLKDIGDSVWSENSMEDAYLQGVKDAAQPAGNYVTVPLNIHRINNLFYNVEVVEDAGVDPASLETPSDLVDAMATVNDAGYTGMAHQTGSPWSSFQMFATVLLGETDAETYSAIFVDGEVDANSDALESAVETTQSYLDYIPSDAGSISWTEANNQVINGEAAFLHQGDWAAGTYLTNDLTYGEEWDHVTFPGTDGYYALNMDSFPYPVNNPSPEATTLWCQFVGTTEAQEIFNPKKGSIPPRTDVNTDPFNDFSKDQIEDFQNSEAQPPSVAHGLAAPPAVKSSLESAISSLNSGAAPADVVSQISSAY, from the coding sequence ATGGCTGATGACAATTCAAACAGACGGTTGACGCGGCGTAACGCTCTTCGGATTGCTGGTGCAGCAGGTGCGGCCTCGCTGGCTGGCTGCGGTGGGAGTGACGGCGGTGACGGCAGCAGCGGCGATGGCAGCAGCGGTGATGGTAGTGACGGCAGCAGTGGTGACGGCAGCAGCGACGGCGGCAGTACTGACAGCGGGACACAGTACAGCACACTTGAAGTCGCCCACTGGTGGGGCGAGGGCGACGGACTGGAAGCGATTCAGTCCGTAATGGATGCGTTCAAGGAGCAACACCCGGACGTCCCGTTCGACGAGAACCTCATCGCCGGCGGTGCGGGTGAGAACCTGCAGGCGAACATCCGGACACGGGTCCAGAACGGCAACCACCCGAGTACGTGGCAAGCCTGGCCCGGAAACAATCTGCTCCCCTTCACCGATGCGAACCTGCTGAAGGATATCGGCGACTCCGTGTGGTCAGAGAACAGCATGGAGGACGCCTACCTTCAGGGCGTCAAGGACGCGGCCCAGCCCGCTGGGAACTACGTGACGGTGCCGCTCAACATCCACCGGATCAACAACCTCTTCTACAACGTCGAGGTCGTCGAGGACGCCGGGGTCGATCCGGCCTCCCTCGAAACGCCGTCTGACCTCGTCGACGCGATGGCGACGGTCAACGATGCCGGCTACACCGGAATGGCACACCAGACCGGGTCGCCGTGGTCCAGCTTCCAGATGTTCGCGACTGTCCTCCTCGGCGAAACGGACGCCGAGACCTACAGCGCTATCTTCGTCGACGGTGAGGTCGACGCCAACAGCGACGCGCTCGAGTCGGCAGTCGAGACGACGCAGTCCTATCTCGACTACATCCCGAGCGACGCTGGTTCGATTTCCTGGACCGAGGCCAACAATCAGGTCATCAACGGCGAAGCGGCGTTCCTCCACCAGGGTGACTGGGCGGCCGGAACGTACCTCACGAACGACCTGACGTACGGCGAGGAGTGGGACCATGTGACATTCCCGGGAACCGACGGCTACTATGCCCTCAACATGGACTCGTTCCCGTATCCGGTCAACAACCCGTCCCCGGAAGCGACCACGCTGTGGTGCCAGTTCGTCGGGACGACGGAGGCACAGGAGATCTTCAACCCGAAGAAGGGGTCGATTCCGCCGCGGACCGACGTCAACACCGACCCGTTCAACGACTTCTCCAAGGACCAGATAGAGGACTTCCAGAACAGCGAGGCCCAGCCGCCGTCCGTCGCGCACGGTCTGGCCGCACCGCCGGCAGTCAAGTCCTCGCTCGAATCCGCTATCTCATCGCTGAACTCCGGTGCTGCGCCCGCGGACGTCGTCTCCCAGATTTCCAGCGCCTACTAA
- a CDS encoding glucose 1-dehydrogenase yields MKVIGVTRDDDGPQLLERERPSPDPGEALVRTLRVGVDGTDHEVLNGSHGGFPDGADHMVLGHEAVGVVEEPNGTGLEAGQVVAPTVRRKPNGETNDYFRRGEPDMAPDGEYTERGIVGDHGFMAEYFTSPADFLVPVPESVAEHGFLVEPLSITEKANEHAYATREPFDWRPESACVLGNGSLGLLTLWMLDQEYDRTYCVGRRNRPDPTVDIIDEIGSTYVDSRETPVDELPEAYEAMDYIYEATGFAPHAFQTVKALDQNGVGVLLGIPEPWEFEVDGGSLHNEIVLHNKCLIGTVNSHVSHFEDAVETLQELPEWLLDDLVTTVTDPEHVEAAFEDGDDQIKAVVEFDSL; encoded by the coding sequence ATGAAAGTGATTGGTGTTACGCGGGACGACGACGGCCCACAGCTCTTAGAGCGGGAGCGACCGTCGCCTGACCCGGGCGAGGCACTCGTCCGGACGCTCCGCGTTGGTGTTGACGGCACAGACCACGAAGTCCTGAACGGGTCCCACGGCGGGTTCCCCGACGGGGCGGACCACATGGTTCTCGGACACGAGGCGGTCGGCGTCGTCGAAGAGCCCAATGGCACGGGGCTCGAGGCGGGGCAGGTCGTCGCGCCGACCGTCCGACGGAAACCGAACGGTGAGACGAACGACTACTTCCGCCGAGGTGAGCCTGATATGGCTCCGGACGGCGAGTACACGGAACGCGGCATCGTCGGTGACCACGGCTTCATGGCGGAGTACTTCACCTCGCCGGCGGATTTCCTCGTCCCGGTCCCCGAGTCAGTCGCGGAGCACGGCTTCCTCGTCGAGCCGCTCTCGATCACCGAGAAGGCCAACGAGCACGCCTACGCGACGCGGGAACCGTTCGACTGGCGACCGGAATCCGCCTGCGTGCTGGGCAACGGCTCGCTCGGCCTGCTGACGCTGTGGATGCTCGACCAGGAGTACGACCGGACCTACTGTGTCGGTCGGCGGAACCGTCCCGACCCGACGGTCGACATCATCGACGAGATCGGCAGCACGTACGTCGATTCCCGCGAAACGCCGGTGGACGAACTCCCGGAGGCCTACGAGGCGATGGACTATATCTACGAGGCGACCGGGTTCGCCCCGCACGCGTTCCAGACAGTCAAGGCGCTCGACCAGAACGGGGTCGGCGTGTTGCTCGGCATCCCGGAGCCGTGGGAGTTCGAAGTCGACGGTGGTTCGCTACACAACGAGATCGTCCTGCACAACAAGTGTCTCATCGGCACGGTCAACTCACACGTCTCGCACTTCGAGGACGCCGTCGAGACCCTACAGGAGCTTCCGGAGTGGCTGCTCGATGATCTGGTCACGACGGTTACCGACCCGGAACACGTCGAGGCGGCCTTCGAAGATGGGGACGACCAGATAAAGGCAGTCGTCGAGTTCGATTCGCTGTAA
- a CDS encoding Gfo/Idh/MocA family protein, giving the protein MTETVRIGIIGLGNIADIHCTNLRQLDQPVSIAAGVDVDADARRRFAETYDAAVYEEAAAMFETVDAVLVTTPNKFHEQYVVAALEAGLDVLVEKPLAHTLESAERIAAAADAADGFCMVGFHNRFADPVQTLVGYRDAGDIGEVSHIEANYIRRRGVPGRGSWFTRSDVAGGGSLIDIGAHAIDLALHVADHPEVVEVSGDTRAQFGVDEEYAYVEMWGEDHGAAEFSVDDSASAFIRCGDGTTISLEVAWATNRPDSQEYYVRGTGAGAKLDLADQSLTLFETADTGRMHHRTTDIETQRSDPQHREQARFVSAVRDGTPPSANTVEQALRVQRVMDGIYRSSETGTAVSVGEAEP; this is encoded by the coding sequence ATGACTGAGACCGTTCGGATAGGCATCATCGGACTGGGGAACATCGCGGACATCCACTGTACCAACCTCCGACAGCTCGACCAGCCGGTCTCGATAGCGGCGGGCGTCGATGTCGATGCCGACGCGCGCCGCCGGTTCGCCGAGACGTACGACGCGGCGGTGTACGAGGAAGCCGCGGCGATGTTCGAGACGGTAGATGCCGTGCTGGTGACGACGCCGAACAAGTTTCACGAACAGTACGTCGTCGCAGCCCTTGAGGCAGGGCTAGACGTGCTCGTCGAGAAGCCGCTGGCCCACACGCTCGAAAGCGCCGAGCGGATCGCCGCGGCCGCCGACGCGGCCGACGGGTTCTGCATGGTCGGCTTCCACAACCGGTTCGCCGACCCGGTCCAGACGCTTGTGGGCTACCGCGATGCAGGCGATATTGGCGAGGTGTCTCACATCGAAGCGAACTACATCAGGCGTCGCGGCGTCCCCGGCCGGGGGTCGTGGTTCACGCGCAGCGACGTGGCTGGCGGCGGGTCGCTCATCGATATCGGCGCGCACGCTATCGACCTGGCGCTGCACGTCGCCGACCATCCCGAGGTCGTCGAGGTGTCGGGCGACACCCGCGCTCAGTTCGGCGTCGACGAGGAGTACGCGTACGTCGAGATGTGGGGCGAGGATCACGGTGCGGCCGAGTTCAGCGTCGACGATTCGGCGAGCGCCTTCATCCGCTGTGGCGACGGGACAACGATCTCTCTGGAGGTCGCGTGGGCGACGAACCGGCCGGACAGCCAGGAGTACTACGTCCGCGGGACCGGGGCGGGCGCGAAACTCGACCTCGCGGACCAGTCGCTGACGCTGTTCGAAACCGCCGATACCGGCCGGATGCACCACCGGACGACCGACATCGAGACGCAACGGTCGGACCCACAGCACCGGGAACAGGCGCGGTTCGTCTCCGCAGTCAGAGACGGGACGCCGCCGTCGGCGAACACCGTTGAACAGGCGCTTCGCGTCCAGCGTGTGATGGACGGAATCTACCGCTCCAGCGAGACTGGCACGGCCGTCAGTGTCGGTGAGGCAGAACCCTGA
- a CDS encoding ABC transporter ATP-binding protein — protein MARVRLEHVTKRYDDQGDVVTAVDDMNLDIDHGEFICFVGPSGCGKSTTMETIAGLTIPTEGEIYIGDREVTNLPPKDRGIAMVFQNIALFPHMDVYDNISFGLRLRDYPQDEIDRRVERAADIVQLEGMLNRMPEEMSGGQRQRVAIARAIVREPDVFLMDEPLANLDAKLKVHMRTELQRLHKELDTTIIYVTHDQEEAMTLSDRIAVLDSGQLQQIDPPLTCYNEPDNLFVAGFIGSPSMNFVEGTVTETTLETPNFSLEFNPSSIEGVGVGDDVTLGIRPEDIYPGEFKSEVPDPSGMITATTDILEPMGDEIFAYLLLGDGETSMSQELATNDQLLMSIDPDSDLEEDDEIGVVIDRRNVHLFDSATGDAIVHDLIPYEAEGTASSSEVESDD, from the coding sequence ATGGCAAGAGTACGACTCGAACACGTAACGAAGCGCTACGACGACCAGGGTGACGTGGTCACCGCGGTCGACGACATGAACCTCGACATCGACCACGGCGAGTTCATCTGTTTTGTCGGCCCCTCGGGCTGCGGGAAGTCGACGACGATGGAGACCATCGCCGGGCTCACCATCCCAACCGAGGGCGAGATATATATCGGCGACCGCGAGGTGACGAACCTCCCGCCGAAGGACCGCGGCATTGCGATGGTGTTCCAGAACATCGCGCTGTTCCCGCACATGGACGTGTACGACAACATCTCCTTTGGCCTCCGACTGCGGGACTACCCGCAGGACGAGATCGACCGCCGCGTCGAGCGGGCCGCCGACATCGTCCAGCTAGAGGGGATGCTCAACCGGATGCCCGAAGAGATGTCCGGCGGGCAGCGCCAGCGCGTCGCCATCGCCCGCGCTATCGTGCGCGAGCCCGACGTGTTCCTGATGGATGAGCCGCTGGCGAACCTCGACGCGAAGCTCAAGGTCCATATGCGGACGGAGCTTCAGCGCCTGCACAAGGAACTGGACACGACGATCATCTACGTGACCCACGACCAGGAGGAGGCGATGACGCTATCCGACCGCATCGCCGTCCTCGATTCGGGGCAGCTCCAGCAGATCGACCCGCCGCTGACCTGTTACAACGAGCCGGACAACCTCTTTGTCGCCGGGTTCATCGGCTCGCCGTCGATGAACTTCGTCGAGGGGACAGTCACCGAGACCACACTTGAGACGCCGAACTTCTCCCTCGAATTCAATCCGTCGTCCATTGAAGGCGTCGGAGTCGGTGACGACGTGACACTCGGCATCCGCCCGGAGGACATCTACCCGGGCGAATTCAAGTCAGAGGTCCCCGACCCGTCGGGAATGATTACGGCGACGACCGACATTCTCGAACCGATGGGTGACGAGATATTCGCCTACCTGCTGCTGGGCGACGGCGAAACGTCGATGTCTCAGGAACTGGCGACGAACGACCAGTTGCTGATGAGCATCGATCCCGACTCGGACCTCGAAGAGGACGACGAGATCGGGGTCGTCATCGACCGACGGAACGTCCACCTGTTCGACTCGGCCACCGGCGACGCGATCGTCCATGACCTCATCCCGTACGAGGCCGAAGGCACTGCATCCAGTAGCGAAGTAGAGTCAGACGACTGA
- a CDS encoding carbohydrate ABC transporter permease has product MATPTDTQEQSSDGPLQRWTQSAIQDPEKVYRALFYAAMVFFLVTTLFPFYWLIVLAVTPEGNLLSGSFLPTVDLFGVSGTFPLPVPKGFNPGAFVTVFEQVPFHLYMLNSFALAVTTTVIVLFVASLAGYVFGRLRFPGRALLMLGILAISYFPPAAFVIPLFQAFAGNAPITIPFTSIPLFTPPRMLNTPGSMVLPFSALFMPLSIFILTTFYGQIPDGLEDAARVEGTTRLGALFRVIMPLSAPGVATAAVLTFIAVYNEYFFSSIMATSPEAAKWSPIVGGILSYQTQYTTQFNLMAAASIVGVLPVVILVIVAQERIVSGLTSGALKE; this is encoded by the coding sequence ATGGCAACGCCAACCGACACCCAGGAGCAGTCGAGCGACGGACCGCTACAGCGCTGGACCCAGAGCGCCATCCAGGACCCGGAAAAAGTGTACCGGGCGCTGTTCTACGCGGCGATGGTGTTTTTCCTGGTGACGACGCTGTTCCCCTTCTACTGGCTCATCGTGCTGGCGGTGACCCCCGAGGGGAACCTGCTCTCGGGCAGTTTCCTCCCGACCGTGGACCTCTTCGGCGTTAGCGGGACGTTCCCGCTACCGGTTCCGAAGGGCTTCAACCCGGGCGCGTTCGTCACGGTCTTCGAACAGGTGCCGTTCCACCTGTACATGCTGAACAGCTTCGCGCTGGCGGTCACGACGACGGTCATCGTGCTGTTCGTCGCCAGCCTCGCCGGCTACGTGTTCGGCCGACTTCGGTTCCCCGGCCGCGCACTGCTGATGCTCGGTATTCTGGCGATCAGCTACTTCCCGCCGGCCGCGTTCGTCATTCCGCTGTTCCAGGCCTTTGCCGGCAACGCCCCGATCACGATACCGTTCACGTCCATCCCGCTGTTTACCCCACCGCGGATGCTGAACACCCCGGGATCGATGGTGCTGCCGTTCAGTGCGCTGTTCATGCCGCTGTCTATCTTCATCCTGACGACGTTCTACGGCCAGATTCCCGACGGGCTGGAGGACGCCGCACGGGTCGAAGGAACGACGCGACTGGGCGCGCTGTTCCGGGTCATCATGCCGCTGTCTGCGCCGGGCGTGGCGACCGCGGCCGTGCTGACGTTCATCGCCGTCTACAACGAGTACTTCTTCAGCTCGATCATGGCGACCTCGCCGGAGGCGGCCAAGTGGTCGCCTATCGTCGGCGGGATTCTCAGCTACCAGACCCAGTACACGACGCAGTTCAACCTCATGGCGGCCGCGAGCATCGTCGGGGTTCTCCCCGTCGTCATCCTCGTGATCGTCGCACAGGAACGCATCGTCAGCGGACTGACCTCAGGCGCACTCAAGGAGTAA
- a CDS encoding carbohydrate ABC transporter permease produces MSTETGRESRRSGALVSVMRWMENLSDTQYAYLLLVPVFVLLGIVALYPLLRTFELSLFALSADFSSTTFVGAGNYVELFTGEKNRYLPGGTTFLPEGFGTSALLNSALVVTIIFAVVSVLFETLIGLGQALILDQDFYGRRWIRAAIIIPWAVPIVIQGMIFFLMFNSNVGFLTPPLADLGLLAPTNTLNDTASATFIIIVADIWKTSAFMALLILAGLQSIDRGLYDVAKVAGATKWQQFKLITFPLILPTIGVAVLFRSVQAMRVYGIIDTVSSCTVVPSLSCMVVATFTTREGTSAAIAFVTAAIIGTVVMGLIVWQGEDAI; encoded by the coding sequence ATGAGTACAGAAACCGGCCGTGAATCCAGACGCTCGGGGGCACTCGTCAGCGTGATGCGCTGGATGGAGAACCTCAGCGACACGCAGTACGCGTATCTGCTGTTGGTGCCCGTGTTCGTCCTTCTGGGCATCGTCGCGCTGTACCCGCTGTTGCGCACCTTCGAGCTGTCGCTGTTCGCGCTCTCGGCGGACTTTTCGAGCACGACTTTCGTCGGCGCTGGGAACTACGTCGAGCTGTTCACCGGCGAGAAGAACCGGTACCTGCCGGGCGGAACGACGTTCCTTCCCGAAGGGTTTGGCACGAGTGCACTGCTGAACAGCGCACTGGTCGTCACGATAATCTTCGCCGTCGTGAGTGTGCTGTTCGAGACGCTCATCGGCCTCGGACAGGCGCTCATCCTCGACCAGGACTTCTACGGTCGGCGGTGGATTCGCGCGGCTATCATCATCCCGTGGGCCGTCCCAATCGTCATTCAGGGGATGATCTTCTTCCTGATGTTCAACTCGAACGTCGGGTTCCTGACGCCACCGCTTGCCGACCTCGGGCTGCTCGCGCCGACGAACACGCTGAACGACACGGCAAGTGCGACGTTTATCATCATCGTCGCCGACATCTGGAAGACGTCGGCGTTCATGGCCCTGCTCATTCTGGCGGGGCTGCAGAGCATCGACCGGGGCCTGTACGACGTGGCGAAGGTCGCCGGCGCGACGAAGTGGCAGCAGTTCAAGCTCATCACGTTCCCGCTCATCCTGCCGACTATCGGCGTTGCCGTGCTGTTCCGGTCGGTGCAGGCGATGCGGGTGTACGGCATCATCGACACGGTGTCGAGCTGTACCGTCGTGCCGTCGCTGTCGTGTATGGTCGTCGCGACGTTCACCACCCGTGAGGGGACGTCCGCGGCCATCGCGTTCGTGACGGCCGCCATCATCGGGACGGTCGTAATGGGACTCATCGTCTGGCAAGGGGAGGACGCGATCTAA
- a CDS encoding extracellular solute-binding protein, with protein sequence MSDNGTSGERNSTGVSRRRFVRAAGAAGVVGGLAGCADFVGGGGDGGSGDGSDGGSTGDGSSGETTTVQWGFDPVAVQNNGDAIKQALHDNGLSDDIEIEFVPRDQDTGAARSNYNRLLSAGETNPDMFLMDNGWTNIFIQRGQLQNLSQTLPEELLSDVSDNYFSAFTDTARNPSNGDLFGVPVFPDFPTMQYRKDLVEEAGYSPEENNWATEPMTWEEWSNIAADTYDNADVEYGFTTQWDIYEGTSCCTFNEVMSSWGGAYFGGRDNLFGPIGERPITVNNTEVINSLNMMRKFVHDEEFDGQFEGYGGGFTPTEILGWKEEDARAPFVNGNAVFHRNWPYSLALGGRNPEETEDPALGENLGAMPIPYAVSESDAAQPGTGGTTAALGGWHMTVNPNSEDLDAVTQVIRAAMEPDFQLTLLSVQGWLPPRPELFNSSEAQNVPVVGRYMDTLQVAGNNTMPRPVTAVWSDQSSKIAQQANRAVGQEASSADAMATLESALEETEQS encoded by the coding sequence GCAGGCTGTGCGGACTTCGTTGGTGGTGGCGGTGACGGCGGTAGCGGTGACGGCAGTGACGGTGGTTCGACTGGCGACGGTAGCAGCGGCGAGACGACGACGGTCCAGTGGGGCTTCGACCCGGTGGCCGTCCAGAACAACGGCGACGCAATCAAGCAGGCACTGCACGACAACGGCCTGTCGGACGACATCGAGATAGAGTTCGTCCCGCGCGACCAGGACACCGGTGCGGCCCGGTCGAACTACAACCGACTGCTCTCGGCCGGCGAGACGAACCCGGATATGTTCCTGATGGACAACGGCTGGACGAACATCTTCATCCAGCGGGGACAGCTCCAGAACCTCTCGCAGACGCTGCCGGAGGAACTCCTCTCGGACGTGTCGGACAACTACTTCTCGGCGTTTACGGACACGGCCCGGAATCCGAGCAACGGTGACCTGTTCGGTGTCCCGGTGTTCCCGGACTTCCCGACGATGCAGTACCGCAAGGACCTCGTCGAGGAGGCCGGCTACAGCCCCGAAGAGAACAACTGGGCGACCGAGCCGATGACGTGGGAGGAGTGGTCGAACATCGCCGCGGACACCTACGACAACGCCGATGTCGAGTACGGCTTTACTACCCAGTGGGACATCTACGAGGGGACCTCCTGCTGTACGTTCAACGAGGTCATGTCCTCGTGGGGCGGCGCGTACTTCGGCGGCCGCGACAACCTCTTCGGGCCTATCGGCGAGCGGCCGATCACGGTCAACAACACCGAAGTCATCAACTCCCTCAACATGATGCGGAAGTTCGTCCACGACGAGGAGTTCGACGGGCAGTTCGAGGGCTACGGCGGCGGCTTCACCCCGACCGAAATCCTCGGCTGGAAGGAGGAAGACGCTCGCGCGCCGTTCGTCAACGGCAACGCCGTCTTCCACCGGAACTGGCCCTACTCGCTGGCGCTCGGCGGCCGCAACCCGGAGGAGACCGAGGACCCGGCGCTCGGCGAGAACCTCGGCGCGATGCCGATTCCGTACGCCGTCTCCGAGAGCGATGCGGCACAGCCCGGTACGGGCGGTACCACGGCCGCCCTCGGTGGCTGGCACATGACGGTCAACCCCAACAGCGAGGACTTAGACGCCGTGACACAGGTCATTCGCGCCGCCATGGAGCCGGACTTCCAGCTCACGCTGCTGTCCGTCCAGGGGTGGCTGCCGCCGCGGCCTGAACTGTTCAACTCCAGCGAGGCCCAGAACGTGCCCGTCGTTGGCCGGTACATGGACACGCTGCAGGTCGCTGGTAACAACACGATGCCGCGCCCAGTGACGGCTGTCTGGAGCGATCAGTCCAGCAAAATCGCACAGCAGGCGAACCGCGCAGTCGGGCAGGAAGCCTCCTCGGCCGACGCGATGGCGACGCTAGAGTCCGCACTGGAAGAGACCGAGCAGTCCTGA